Proteins encoded together in one Candidatus Neomarinimicrobiota bacterium window:
- a CDS encoding tetratricopeptide repeat protein, producing MIKRFSALPHVMIPLLFSVLFLAACGGSRPEVPPEKLQRTEDDLRRREQEVQQKTIEILDLKNQIIILQSEISELKSNIIELESHRDSLRSRLMNEKMSAEELEGMLSELDEKNLELKRQNELLQSYLNASQDSILKALETAAVKESEQNLLKTISRNEPVKTDTAVGKIVADTSALNAAISPVMDLTQDEYLQRYQDALDLLFDKQRNKAIEEFRELIRIAPDNDYSDNCQYWIGEGYYAQGLYSRAIEEFEKVKTLPNGNKADHAQFKIGLSYLKLGQKVEGLEAFKKLLEEYPNSELVGKVRDMINSGQF from the coding sequence ATGATTAAGCGATTCTCGGCGTTACCGCATGTGATGATTCCGCTGCTTTTCTCTGTCCTTTTTCTTGCAGCCTGCGGAGGATCCCGTCCGGAAGTTCCTCCGGAGAAACTACAGCGGACCGAAGATGACCTGCGGAGGCGCGAACAGGAAGTCCAGCAAAAAACCATCGAGATTCTTGATCTGAAAAACCAGATCATTATACTCCAAAGTGAAATCAGTGAACTGAAATCCAATATTATCGAACTGGAAAGCCATCGTGATTCCCTTCGCTCCAGGCTGATGAATGAAAAAATGTCTGCCGAAGAGCTGGAGGGGATGTTATCGGAACTGGACGAAAAAAACCTGGAACTGAAACGACAAAACGAGCTGCTTCAATCGTACCTGAATGCATCGCAGGATTCTATCCTGAAGGCGCTGGAAACGGCTGCCGTGAAAGAATCCGAACAAAATCTTTTAAAAACAATCTCCCGGAATGAACCGGTAAAAACCGATACGGCAGTGGGAAAAATCGTTGCCGACACAAGCGCTTTGAATGCAGCTATAAGTCCTGTCATGGATCTGACCCAGGATGAATACCTGCAGCGGTATCAGGATGCTCTGGACCTCCTGTTCGACAAACAACGCAATAAGGCCATCGAGGAATTCAGGGAATTGATCCGAATTGCCCCGGATAACGATTATTCAGACAATTGCCAATACTGGATTGGTGAAGGGTATTATGCACAGGGGCTCTACAGTCGTGCCATTGAGGAATTTGAAAAAGTCAAAACGCTGCCGAACGGCAATAAAGCTGATCATGCCCAATTTAAAATCGGTCTGTCTTACCTGAAACTGGGACAGAAAGTAGAAGGTCTGGAAGCCTTTAAAAAACTTCTGGAGGAATATCCGAACAGTGAATTGGTCGGCAAGGTCCGGGATATGATTAATTCAGGACAGTTCTGA
- a CDS encoding flagellar motor protein MotB: MEKTKKKIPLPPEETDSEEWLVTYSDIMTLLMTFFVLLFSMSTIDPVKIEQFGEAMGKELGVKTSERTGRVSLAQIDRDVKEIVNEENLNEYVEVTHSYRGVTISIVADILFTRGSAELNPRVYSILNKFIPKIQNSIYQIAVEGHTDSDPIHSDKYPSNWELSAARASQVVNYYISQGIDPERFRAIGFAHTRPKKPNTSPENKSQNRRVEITFLAIS; this comes from the coding sequence ATGGAAAAAACAAAGAAAAAAATACCCCTTCCCCCTGAAGAGACGGATTCGGAAGAGTGGCTTGTTACCTATTCGGATATCATGACACTGCTCATGACTTTTTTCGTATTGCTTTTTTCCATGTCCACCATCGACCCTGTGAAAATTGAACAGTTTGGTGAGGCGATGGGAAAGGAACTGGGAGTCAAGACCTCTGAAAGAACCGGCCGGGTCTCCCTTGCCCAGATTGACCGGGACGTGAAGGAGATTGTCAACGAAGAAAACTTAAACGAATATGTGGAAGTCACCCATTCCTACAGAGGGGTGACTATCTCGATTGTGGCTGATATCCTGTTTACCCGGGGAAGTGCCGAGCTGAATCCCCGGGTCTATTCGATTCTTAACAAATTTATTCCGAAGATTCAAAATTCCATCTATCAGATTGCTGTGGAGGGACATACAGACAGTGATCCCATCCATTCGGATAAATATCCGTCAAACTGGGAATTGTCTGCTGCCAGAGCCTCGCAGGTTGTCAATTATTATATTTCACAAGGCATTGATCCGGAACGTTTCAGGGCCATTGGTTTTGCTCATACCCGGCCTAAAAAACCAAATACAAGTCCGGAAAACAAGAGCCAGAACCGCCGGGTTGAAATAACATTCCTGGCAATATCTTAA
- a CDS encoding MotA/TolQ/ExbB proton channel family protein has translation MDFATILGIFMGLGLIFFGITLLTQDYQMFWSLPSLAIVLGGSLAATLIAFPLHEVGRVFKVIGIVFRKERRDMQTLVRQVTELAAFARRGPTELEKHIEEVKHPFLKDGIQLVIDGYSDADIREILTLRIVNREQREKGEVNVVKTMGKLSPAFGMIGTLIGLVVMLYGMSVSDASGDMAAQLGRGMGAAIVTTFYGAILANLFFNPAAAKIDSRIQKASMLQLMLIEGVCLLYHRKHPLIVREKLNSFLPPRDWIREEERKG, from the coding sequence ATGGATTTTGCAACCATCTTAGGGATTTTTATGGGCCTGGGACTGATCTTTTTTGGAATTACACTCCTTACACAGGATTATCAGATGTTTTGGTCCCTGCCCTCCCTTGCCATTGTTTTGGGAGGATCCCTTGCCGCCACACTGATTGCCTTTCCCCTTCACGAAGTCGGCCGCGTTTTTAAGGTGATTGGCATTGTCTTCAGAAAAGAACGGCGGGATATGCAAACGCTGGTCCGCCAGGTTACGGAACTGGCGGCTTTTGCCCGGCGGGGTCCAACAGAACTTGAGAAGCACATTGAAGAGGTGAAACATCCCTTTTTGAAGGATGGTATTCAGCTTGTGATTGACGGCTATAGTGATGCTGATATCCGGGAAATCCTCACGTTGCGGATTGTAAACCGTGAACAGCGTGAAAAAGGGGAAGTGAATGTTGTAAAAACCATGGGAAAACTATCCCCTGCTTTTGGTATGATCGGAACCCTTATCGGATTGGTTGTGATGCTATATGGCATGAGTGTAAGCGATGCGTCGGGCGATATGGCGGCTCAGCTTGGAAGAGGGATGGGTGCGGCCATTGTGACAACCTTCTACGGGGCTATTCTGGCGAATCTCTTTTTCAATCCAGCTGCCGCGAAAATCGATTCCCGTATTCAGAAAGCTTCCATGCTTCAACTGATGCTCATCGAAGGTGTTTGTCTTCTCTATCACCGGAAACATCCCCTCATTGTCCGGGAAAAGCTGAATTCCTTTCTCCCCCCCCGGGACTGGATCCGTGAAGAAGAACGAAAAGGCTGA
- a CDS encoding tetratricopeptide repeat protein, with protein sequence MLFPERSVRQDSALINLQSSGTDMGGAVSLAELQKRIERLEEEVRLLKKALEERQQVTEKKPDDPGFPLIEQQLYARALRYFTAGDYGKASELLRQVRENTQEKELNLSALYWLGECAFRQNNYNEAVVLLQELLSEESKIFRENALILVAISFRNLGKQAESERYFQAYLEAYPDSKYSALARRELKKNQ encoded by the coding sequence ATGCTTTTTCCTGAACGGTCCGTCAGACAGGATTCTGCCCTGATAAACCTGCAATCTTCAGGAACGGATATGGGAGGGGCCGTCTCTCTGGCGGAATTGCAAAAACGTATAGAACGCCTGGAAGAAGAAGTCCGATTGCTTAAAAAAGCCCTGGAAGAACGGCAACAGGTTACAGAAAAAAAGCCTGATGATCCGGGATTTCCTCTCATTGAGCAGCAACTGTATGCCCGGGCTCTCCGCTATTTTACAGCCGGGGATTATGGAAAGGCATCCGAATTGCTTCGGCAGGTGAGAGAAAACACACAAGAGAAAGAACTGAACCTCAGCGCCCTCTACTGGCTGGGGGAATGTGCCTTTCGGCAAAACAACTACAATGAAGCCGTGGTGCTTCTCCAGGAACTGCTTTCCGAAGAGAGTAAAATATTCCGGGAAAATGCCCTGATCCTTGTTGCCATCAGTTTCAGAAATCTCGGAAAACAGGCCGAATCCGAACGCTATTTTCAGGCATATCTGGAAGCATACCCCGATTCAAAATATTCGGCCCTCGCCCGGAGAGAATTGAAAAAAAATCAGTGA